One region of Salvia miltiorrhiza cultivar Shanhuang (shh) chromosome 3, IMPLAD_Smil_shh, whole genome shotgun sequence genomic DNA includes:
- the LOC131014007 gene encoding monooxygenase 2-like isoform X2, whose protein sequence is MLLKLIRFDDYELNFLRLLLFDNSRLGIRSVVVESADSLRTSGFALGILANGWRALDAIGVGDILRAKHHKLSRIVTTSVNSGIQTAELPFRASHSQDDLESRCVSRRVLLETLENELPRGTIRYSSKVVHIQIEDRVESIHLSDGTVLKTKVLIGCDGVNSVVSKFLGFSKPVYAGRAAVRGFVYFKDGHAFEPKLMQLFGKGVRFGVIPCDDYTVYWFFTFSPSSQEKEMVEDPAKLKLFMLSKLGKVSDEIRRLML, encoded by the exons ATGCTGCTGAAACTGATTCGCTTTGATGATTATGAGCTAAACTTTTTAAGACTGTTGCTGTTTGATAATAGTAGATTGGGAATTCGAAGCGTAGTTGTGGAGTCAGCAGATAGCTTGAGAACTTCGGGATTTGCTTTAGGAATTTTAGCAAATGGTTGGAGGGCACTGGATGCTATTGGCGTAGGCGACATACTTCGCGCAAAACACCACAAACTTAGCAG AATTGTGACTACATCGGTTAACTCTGGGATTCAGACTGCTGAGCTACCATTTAGGGCTTCGCATTCACA GGATGATCTGGAGTCTCGGTGTGTGAGTCGGAGAGTGCTGCTGGAAACACTAGAAAATGAACTTCCAAGAGGTACAATCAGGTACTCCTCCAAGGTGGTTCATATACAAATTGAGGATCGTGTCGAATCTATTCATCTATCCGATGGAACTGTCCTGAAAACTAAG GTCTTGATTGGATGTGATGGAGTGAACTCTGTGGTGTCCAAGTTCCTAGGCTTTAGTAAGCCGGTTTATGCTGGTCGAGCAGCTGTTAGGGGCTTCGTGTATTTTAAGGATGGACATGCTTTCGAGCCAAAGTTGATGCAGTTATTTGGGAAGGGTGTTAGATTTGGTGTTATCCCCTGTGATGATTATACTGTTTACTGGTTTTTCACCTTTAGTCCTTCATCTCAAG AGAAAGAGATGGTGGAGGATCCGGCCAAGTTGAAGCTATTCATGCTCAGCAAGCTGGGCAAGGTATCTGATGAGATCAG GAGGCTGATGTTATGA
- the LOC131014007 gene encoding monooxygenase 2-like isoform X1 translates to MLLKLIRFDDYELNFLRLLLFDNSRLGIRSVVVESADSLRTSGFALGILANGWRALDAIGVGDILRAKHHKLSRIVTTSVNSGIQTAELPFRASHSQDDLESRCVSRRVLLETLENELPRGTIRYSSKVVHIQIEDRVESIHLSDGTVLKTKVLIGCDGVNSVVSKFLGFSKPVYAGRAAVRGFVYFKDGHAFEPKLMQLFGKGVRFGVIPCDDYTVYWFFTFSPSSQEKEMVEDPAKLKLFMLSKLGKVSDEIRRVFEETQLS, encoded by the exons ATGCTGCTGAAACTGATTCGCTTTGATGATTATGAGCTAAACTTTTTAAGACTGTTGCTGTTTGATAATAGTAGATTGGGAATTCGAAGCGTAGTTGTGGAGTCAGCAGATAGCTTGAGAACTTCGGGATTTGCTTTAGGAATTTTAGCAAATGGTTGGAGGGCACTGGATGCTATTGGCGTAGGCGACATACTTCGCGCAAAACACCACAAACTTAGCAG AATTGTGACTACATCGGTTAACTCTGGGATTCAGACTGCTGAGCTACCATTTAGGGCTTCGCATTCACA GGATGATCTGGAGTCTCGGTGTGTGAGTCGGAGAGTGCTGCTGGAAACACTAGAAAATGAACTTCCAAGAGGTACAATCAGGTACTCCTCCAAGGTGGTTCATATACAAATTGAGGATCGTGTCGAATCTATTCATCTATCCGATGGAACTGTCCTGAAAACTAAG GTCTTGATTGGATGTGATGGAGTGAACTCTGTGGTGTCCAAGTTCCTAGGCTTTAGTAAGCCGGTTTATGCTGGTCGAGCAGCTGTTAGGGGCTTCGTGTATTTTAAGGATGGACATGCTTTCGAGCCAAAGTTGATGCAGTTATTTGGGAAGGGTGTTAGATTTGGTGTTATCCCCTGTGATGATTATACTGTTTACTGGTTTTTCACCTTTAGTCCTTCATCTCAAG AGAAAGAGATGGTGGAGGATCCGGCCAAGTTGAAGCTATTCATGCTCAGCAAGCTGGGCAAGGTATCTGATGAGATCAGGCGAGTATTCGAGGAAACACAACTTAGTTGA